A region from the Nesterenkonia lacusekhoensis genome encodes:
- a CDS encoding uroporphyrinogen-III synthase, whose product MTAAGQSTSAVAPSASTPDLGAVPALPQTLAGFRIGVTSDRRSEELISAFERRGAEVMHAPALRIAPLTESITLQRDTDEVIAAQPDFAIITTAYGMRRWAEAAETYGVWTELYEVLEKAAILVRGPKARGAVRACGLDDDGAAEDERTDTVLDMLLERDLSGKTVAFQLHGLLNHEQIRRLEDAGARVLTVMPYTWAKPVEDNELLRMIDAVIERQLDIVTFTAAPAVDAFLGVAQQYGRRDELLEALKTDVISAAVGGVAAGPLIEAGIEPVIPERWRLGAMIKKVCDHLERHHTIRLDTQHGPAELRGAELRLCEVSAEPVRLAPGPLALLRALMEAEGAVLSREDLLEQVRCCDSGHALEMWVSRLRRALPVDLVQTVVKRGYRIRV is encoded by the coding sequence GACCTCGGACCGGCGCAGTGAGGAGCTCATCTCCGCCTTCGAGCGCCGCGGAGCCGAGGTGATGCATGCTCCCGCGCTGCGGATCGCCCCGCTGACCGAGTCGATCACCCTGCAGCGGGACACCGACGAGGTCATCGCGGCCCAGCCGGACTTCGCGATCATCACCACCGCCTACGGGATGCGCCGCTGGGCGGAGGCCGCCGAGACCTATGGGGTCTGGACAGAGCTCTATGAGGTCCTGGAGAAGGCGGCCATCCTGGTGCGCGGCCCCAAAGCCAGAGGTGCGGTGCGCGCCTGCGGGCTCGACGACGACGGCGCCGCCGAGGACGAACGCACCGACACCGTCCTGGACATGCTCCTGGAACGTGACCTCAGCGGAAAGACTGTCGCGTTCCAGCTGCATGGGCTGCTGAACCACGAGCAGATCCGCCGACTGGAGGACGCCGGGGCGCGGGTGCTCACCGTCATGCCCTACACCTGGGCCAAGCCGGTCGAGGACAATGAGCTGCTGCGCATGATCGACGCCGTCATCGAGCGCCAGCTGGACATCGTCACCTTCACCGCCGCCCCGGCCGTGGACGCGTTCCTGGGAGTCGCCCAGCAGTACGGGCGGCGCGACGAGCTGCTCGAGGCGCTGAAGACCGACGTCATCTCCGCCGCAGTGGGAGGGGTCGCCGCCGGTCCGCTGATCGAGGCCGGCATCGAGCCGGTGATCCCCGAACGGTGGCGCTTGGGCGCGATGATCAAGAAGGTCTGCGACCACCTGGAGCGTCACCACACCATCCGTCTGGACACCCAGCATGGGCCGGCCGAGCTGCGCGGTGCCGAGCTTCGCCTGTGCGAGGTCAGCGCGGAGCCGGTCCGGCTGGCCCCCGGGCCGCTGGCGCTGCTGCGCGCGCTGATGGAGGCCGAAGGTGCGGTGCTCTCCCGGGAGGATCTGCTGGAGCAGGTCCGCTGCTGCGACTCAGGACATGCTCTGGAGATGTGGGTCTCCCGCCTGCGCAGAGCGCTGCCGGTGGACCTGGTCCAGACGGTCGTCAAGCGCGGCTATCGCATCAGAGTCTGA
- a CDS encoding sugar-binding transcriptional regulator translates to MRGSYREKLEYIAAQMYYSENRTMQHIAHELEISRSTVSRLLTDAREQGIVRISLHPPTDRPSALEHRIAEQYGVTAHVAHTGERRTPPQDAVARLGAGVIDALVEPDTVIGAAWGATMTAVAERLPERSVPGVQVVQLNGSVNSQPVAADATGTGLGMGVVERFAEAYGGRPHLFAAPAIFDYEQTKQLLWRERSTSRVLNLQRRTSLAVFGVGAFADGRPSQVYADGYLSRDDLNQLAEEQVVGDVCTVFLRGDGSWRTIELNSRCSGMRPDELIRIPRRVCVVNGPHKVAALRGVLAAGLVTDLVLDQASANLLAHGD, encoded by the coding sequence ATGAGAGGTTCCTATCGGGAGAAGCTCGAGTACATCGCTGCACAGATGTACTACAGCGAGAACCGCACGATGCAGCACATCGCTCACGAGCTGGAGATCTCCCGCTCCACCGTCTCCCGCCTGCTGACCGACGCCCGGGAGCAGGGGATCGTGCGGATCAGCCTGCATCCGCCCACCGACCGCCCCAGTGCGCTCGAGCACCGCATCGCTGAGCAGTACGGGGTCACCGCCCATGTGGCTCATACCGGTGAGCGCAGGACCCCGCCCCAGGACGCCGTCGCCCGGCTCGGCGCCGGGGTGATCGACGCGCTGGTGGAACCAGACACCGTCATCGGGGCGGCCTGGGGCGCCACGATGACCGCCGTGGCCGAACGGCTGCCCGAACGCAGCGTCCCGGGAGTCCAGGTGGTCCAGCTCAACGGCTCGGTGAACTCGCAGCCGGTGGCCGCCGACGCGACCGGGACCGGTCTGGGCATGGGGGTGGTGGAACGCTTCGCTGAGGCCTATGGAGGACGCCCGCACCTCTTCGCCGCCCCGGCCATCTTCGACTACGAGCAGACCAAGCAGCTGCTCTGGCGCGAGCGCTCCACCTCCCGCGTGCTCAACCTGCAGCGTCGCACCTCTCTGGCGGTGTTCGGAGTGGGCGCATTCGCCGACGGCCGGCCCTCCCAGGTCTATGCCGACGGCTATCTCAGCCGTGATGACCTCAACCAGCTCGCGGAGGAGCAGGTGGTGGGCGATGTCTGCACCGTCTTCCTTCGCGGCGACGGCTCCTGGCGCACCATCGAGCTGAACAGCCGATGCTCCGGGATGCGACCGGACGAACTCATCCGCATCCCGCGCCGGGTCTGCGTGGTCAACGGCCCGCATAAGGTCGCGGCCCTGCGCGGAGTGCTCGCCGCCGGGCTGGTCACCGACCTGGTGCTCGACCAGGCCTCAGCGAACCTGCTGGCCCACGGCGACTGA
- a CDS encoding glycerol-3-phosphate dehydrogenase/oxidase produces the protein MNSTTRQQALDAMAGTTPENPLDVLVVGGGVVGAAAAFDASTRGLQVGLVEARDLAQGTSSRSSKLVHGGLRYLQMLDFKLVAEALRERNLLMTRTAPHLVKGLPFVFPFEHRLADRAFIGSGVTLYDGLSTAASALGNGLKSVFSGAGRAPLHRHMSRKGLQKRFAGLDHDKFIGALEYFDAQVDDARLVMTLARSAASLGAHVAVRTEVTEYLRSDRDGEEIVGVVVRDRETGAEHRVYARETIMAAGVWTGDQEKLAHAEAQDGTGPALKVLASKGIHITVPKDRIPAQGHVGVITQTDKSVLFIIPMGEYWSVGTTDTAWHEAVDVPAPNASDIDYVLEHANAVLETDLTHDDVIGTWAGLRPLLQPVDADEASSSKVSREHTVMRMAPGLSAVAGGKLTTYRSMAQDAVDFAIAERHRDRSSLTEHLPLLGAQGYGEWAERADDIAAGYNLAPKTVQRLLGRYGSLLSEVLELIDQRPELGEPVPGAAGYLGAEYVYAARCEGAVHLEDLLERRTRLFHEVRDRGLEASEHVAALVAAEIGWDEAQTEYELRAYASYVEAHRAAERAATDAEAAELMRAVLPAQQVLETS, from the coding sequence ATGAATTCCACCACCCGTCAGCAGGCCCTCGACGCCATGGCTGGGACGACGCCGGAGAACCCTCTGGACGTCCTGGTGGTCGGAGGAGGCGTGGTCGGTGCGGCCGCCGCGTTCGATGCTTCCACCCGTGGACTGCAGGTGGGTCTGGTCGAGGCCCGAGACCTGGCCCAGGGGACGTCCTCGCGCTCCTCCAAGCTGGTCCACGGAGGCCTGCGGTACCTGCAGATGCTGGACTTCAAGCTGGTGGCCGAGGCGCTGCGCGAGCGCAATCTGCTGATGACCCGCACGGCCCCGCACCTGGTCAAGGGTCTGCCCTTCGTCTTCCCCTTCGAGCATCGGCTCGCCGACCGGGCGTTCATCGGCTCCGGGGTCACGCTCTATGACGGCCTCTCCACGGCCGCCTCGGCCCTGGGCAACGGGCTGAAGTCGGTCTTCAGCGGCGCCGGCCGCGCCCCGCTGCACCGCCATATGAGCCGCAAGGGTCTGCAGAAGCGGTTCGCCGGACTCGACCATGACAAGTTCATCGGCGCCCTCGAGTACTTCGACGCGCAGGTCGACGACGCACGTCTGGTGATGACGCTGGCCCGCTCGGCCGCGAGCCTGGGCGCCCATGTGGCAGTCCGTACGGAGGTCACCGAATATCTCAGGAGCGATCGCGACGGCGAGGAGATCGTCGGTGTGGTGGTCCGGGATCGGGAGACCGGTGCGGAGCACAGGGTCTACGCCCGCGAGACCATCATGGCCGCCGGCGTCTGGACCGGGGATCAGGAGAAGCTGGCCCACGCGGAGGCGCAGGACGGCACCGGCCCGGCCCTGAAGGTGCTGGCCTCCAAGGGCATCCACATCACCGTTCCCAAGGACCGCATCCCGGCCCAGGGTCATGTCGGGGTGATCACCCAGACGGACAAGTCCGTGCTGTTCATCATCCCGATGGGGGAGTACTGGTCGGTGGGAACCACCGACACGGCCTGGCACGAGGCGGTCGATGTGCCGGCTCCGAACGCGTCGGACATCGACTATGTGCTCGAGCACGCCAACGCGGTGCTGGAGACTGACCTGACCCACGACGACGTCATCGGCACCTGGGCCGGGCTGCGGCCGCTGCTGCAGCCGGTCGATGCCGATGAGGCCAGCAGCTCGAAGGTCTCCCGGGAGCACACGGTGATGCGGATGGCTCCGGGCCTCTCCGCAGTGGCCGGCGGCAAGCTCACCACCTACCGCTCGATGGCTCAGGATGCGGTGGACTTCGCCATCGCTGAGCGCCACCGGGACCGTTCCTCGCTCACCGAGCACCTGCCCCTGCTGGGCGCTCAGGGCTATGGCGAGTGGGCCGAACGCGCCGATGACATCGCCGCGGGCTACAACCTCGCTCCGAAGACGGTTCAGCGTCTGCTGGGCCGCTACGGAAGTCTGCTGAGCGAGGTGCTGGAGCTGATCGATCAGCGGCCCGAGCTCGGCGAACCGGTTCCCGGCGCAGCCGGCTACCTGGGGGCGGAATACGTCTATGCCGCCCGCTGCGAAGGCGCGGTCCACCTGGAGGATCTGCTGGAGCGCCGCACCCGCCTGTTCCATGAGGTCCGGGACCGGGGCCTGGAGGCATCGGAGCATGTGGCCGCCCTGGTCGCTGCAGAGATCGGCTGGGACGAGGCGCAGACCGAGTATGAGCTGCGCGCCTACGCCAGCTATGTCGAGGCCCACCGGGCGGCCGAGCGCGCCGCCACGGATGCCGAGGCGGCTGAGCTGATGCGGGCCGTGCTGCCTGCCCAGCAGGTCCTCGAGACCTCCTGA
- a CDS encoding MIP/aquaporin family protein has protein sequence METIFLFEIMGTATLVLLGTGVVANALLPGAKGNGGGPLMIHWGWGLAVFAGVYVGWASGAHLNPAVTVGLFVSGENEFAPGIAADVPAMLAYFTAQLIGAFLGALVAWLVYKKQYDGAEDAAVIRSTFCTDPAERSYGWNWVTETVATYIFVLVVLLFGATPTELGPLEVGLLVVAIGACLGGPTGYAINPVRDLGPRLAHALLPIRHKGGSDWAYAWVPIVGPVTGGLAAGLTAPVMLAG, from the coding sequence GTGGAGACCATCTTCCTGTTCGAGATCATGGGAACGGCCACGCTGGTGCTGCTGGGCACCGGCGTCGTCGCCAACGCCCTGCTGCCCGGAGCGAAGGGAAACGGCGGCGGGCCGCTGATGATCCACTGGGGATGGGGTCTGGCAGTCTTCGCAGGTGTCTATGTCGGATGGGCTTCCGGAGCACATCTGAACCCCGCGGTGACTGTAGGACTCTTCGTCTCCGGGGAGAACGAGTTCGCCCCGGGCATCGCCGCCGATGTGCCGGCCATGCTCGCCTATTTCACCGCTCAGCTGATCGGGGCGTTCCTCGGCGCGCTGGTCGCCTGGCTGGTCTATAAGAAGCAGTACGACGGCGCCGAGGACGCCGCGGTCATCAGATCCACCTTCTGCACCGACCCCGCTGAGCGCAGCTACGGCTGGAACTGGGTCACCGAGACCGTCGCGACCTATATCTTCGTACTGGTGGTGCTGCTCTTCGGCGCGACGCCGACGGAGCTGGGTCCGTTGGAGGTGGGCCTGCTGGTGGTCGCCATCGGCGCGTGCCTGGGCGGCCCCACGGGGTACGCCATCAACCCGGTCAGGGACCTCGGCCCCCGCCTCGCCCACGCCCTGCTGCCCATCCGCCACAAGGGCGGAAGCGACTGGGCCTACGCCTGGGTCCCCATCGTGGGCCCGGTGACCGGCGGGCTGGCCGCGGGGCTGACCGCACCTGTCATGCTGGCCGGCTGA
- the glpK gene encoding glycerol kinase GlpK, with protein MTQAPHTKRPTDDQYVLAIDQGTTSTRAVVFDHAGQVVSSGQREHQQIFPQPGWVEHDAMEIWRNTREVIGLALADADVNRHSLAGVGITNQRETTVVWDRHTGVPIYHAIVWQDTRTQAICDELEASHGSAAFRDAAGLPLATYFAGPKIRWILDNVEGARERAENGDLLFGTMDTWLIWNLTGGVGSGEGERQGVHVTDVTNASRTLLMNIDTLDWNEELAEAIGVPVSMLPEIRTSSEVYGYGRRESLLIDTPISGVLGDQHAATFGQACFEPGQGKNTYGTGNFMLMNTGEDIVRSENGLLTTVAYQLSGQKPVYALEGSIAVTGSLIQWLRDNLGLISSAQEVESKAKKVENNGGAYIVPAFSGLFAPHWRADARGVIVGLTRYVNQNHLCRAALESVAYQSAEVVEAMGADASDELTELKVDGGMVVNETLMQFQADVLGVDVVRPKIIETTALGAAYAAGLAVGFWESTEEVAANWAEDVRWSPQIDDAERQRLMRQWSKAVEKTFDWVDQDVAQPGR; from the coding sequence ATGACACAGGCCCCGCACACCAAGCGCCCCACCGATGATCAGTACGTCCTGGCCATCGACCAGGGCACCACCTCCACCCGCGCCGTGGTCTTCGACCACGCAGGTCAGGTCGTCTCCTCGGGCCAGCGCGAGCACCAGCAGATCTTCCCGCAGCCCGGCTGGGTGGAGCACGACGCTATGGAGATCTGGCGCAACACCCGCGAAGTCATCGGCCTGGCCCTGGCCGATGCTGATGTGAACCGCCATTCCCTGGCCGGAGTGGGCATCACCAACCAGCGTGAGACCACCGTGGTCTGGGACCGACACACCGGGGTGCCGATCTACCACGCGATCGTCTGGCAGGACACCCGCACTCAGGCCATCTGCGATGAGCTGGAGGCCTCGCACGGCAGCGCCGCCTTCCGGGATGCCGCCGGGCTGCCGCTGGCCACCTACTTCGCCGGACCGAAGATCCGGTGGATCCTCGACAACGTGGAGGGCGCCCGGGAGCGCGCCGAGAACGGGGACCTGCTCTTCGGGACCATGGACACCTGGCTGATCTGGAACCTCACCGGCGGAGTGGGCTCCGGCGAGGGAGAGCGTCAGGGAGTCCACGTCACCGATGTCACCAACGCCTCCCGCACGCTGCTGATGAACATCGACACCCTGGACTGGAACGAGGAGCTGGCTGAGGCCATCGGCGTTCCGGTGAGCATGCTCCCGGAGATCCGGACCTCCTCAGAGGTCTACGGCTACGGCCGCCGGGAGTCCCTGCTGATCGACACTCCGATCTCCGGAGTGCTCGGAGATCAGCATGCGGCCACGTTCGGTCAGGCCTGCTTCGAGCCCGGCCAGGGGAAGAACACCTATGGCACCGGCAACTTCATGCTGATGAACACCGGCGAGGACATCGTCCGCTCAGAGAACGGGCTGCTGACCACTGTGGCCTATCAGCTCTCCGGCCAGAAGCCGGTGTATGCCCTGGAGGGCTCCATCGCGGTGACCGGATCGCTGATCCAATGGCTGCGCGACAACCTCGGCCTGATCTCCTCGGCCCAGGAGGTCGAATCCAAGGCGAAGAAGGTCGAGAACAACGGTGGTGCCTACATCGTCCCGGCCTTCTCCGGGCTCTTCGCCCCGCACTGGCGTGCCGACGCGCGAGGCGTGATCGTGGGTCTGACCCGATATGTGAACCAGAACCACCTCTGCCGGGCGGCGCTGGAGTCGGTGGCCTACCAATCGGCCGAAGTGGTCGAGGCGATGGGTGCTGACGCCTCCGATGAGCTCACCGAGCTCAAAGTCGACGGCGGCATGGTGGTCAACGAGACGCTGATGCAGTTCCAGGCCGACGTCCTCGGCGTCGATGTGGTCCGCCCGAAGATCATCGAGACCACTGCTCTGGGCGCGGCCTACGCCGCCGGTCTCGCAGTCGGCTTCTGGGAGTCCACCGAGGAGGTCGCAGCGAACTGGGCCGAGGACGTCCGGTGGTCTCCGCAGATCGACGACGCCGAACGCCAGCGTCTCATGCGCCAGTGGTCCAAGGCCGTGGAGAAGACCTTCGACTGGGTCGATCAGGACGTCGCCCAGCCTGGCCGGTAA
- a CDS encoding FAS1-like dehydratase domain-containing protein: MSVNTAREGHQYPPAEPYQVSREAVREFAAAVKAEHRAHYEVDAAELLGHADLVAPPSFAVVVAQRAEAAAIEDPELGVDFSRVVHADERFTHHSPILAGDTLHAQVTVDRIRVMGAGAMVTTKVEITTPEGELRSTVTSSLLVRADEENAAEENAAGQNEEAAA, encoded by the coding sequence ATGAGCGTGAACACCGCACGAGAGGGTCACCAGTACCCGCCCGCCGAGCCGTACCAGGTCAGCCGCGAAGCTGTCCGTGAGTTCGCTGCCGCCGTCAAGGCTGAACACCGGGCTCACTATGAGGTCGACGCCGCTGAGCTCCTCGGCCACGCCGATCTGGTGGCTCCACCGAGCTTCGCCGTCGTCGTCGCCCAGCGGGCCGAGGCCGCGGCCATCGAGGACCCCGAGCTGGGAGTGGACTTCAGCCGTGTGGTCCACGCCGACGAGCGCTTCACTCACCACAGCCCCATCCTGGCCGGCGACACTCTGCACGCCCAGGTCACCGTGGATCGCATCCGGGTGATGGGCGCAGGCGCCATGGTGACCACCAAGGTGGAGATCACGACGCCGGAGGGCGAGCTGCGCTCCACCGTCACCTCCAGCCTGCTGGTCCGCGCCGATGAGGAGAACGCCGCTGAGGAGAATGCCGCTGGACAGAACGAGGAGGCCGCCGCGTGA
- a CDS encoding MaoC family dehydratase, producing MSDQSRTPDITTLEKGQEIGSREITFSRADLIAYAAASGDHNPIHWNERFAREVGLDGVIAHGMLTMGSAVDLVSGWAGDPGAVVDYQARFTKPVPVPDADSGGPDTPTATLRISGKIGAADVEAGTARVDLSVELLPQDAEGQDAEGQSAKPQKVLAKSQAVVKLV from the coding sequence GTGAGCGACCAGAGCCGCACCCCTGACATCACGACCCTGGAGAAGGGTCAGGAGATCGGCTCCCGCGAGATCACCTTCTCGCGCGCGGACCTCATCGCCTACGCCGCTGCCTCCGGAGACCACAATCCGATCCACTGGAACGAGCGCTTCGCCCGCGAAGTGGGCCTGGACGGTGTCATCGCCCACGGCATGCTCACCATGGGCTCGGCGGTGGACCTGGTCAGCGGCTGGGCAGGAGATCCCGGCGCTGTGGTGGACTACCAGGCCCGCTTCACCAAGCCGGTTCCGGTTCCCGACGCCGATTCCGGCGGACCGGACACCCCCACCGCCACGCTCCGGATCAGCGGAAAGATCGGCGCTGCCGACGTCGAGGCCGGCACTGCTCGGGTGGATCTGAGCGTGGAGCTGCTGCCGCAGGACGCTGAGGGACAGGACGCTGAGGGACAGAGCGCCAAGCCCCAGAAGGTGCTCGCCAAGTCTCAGGCCGTGGTGAAGCTCGTCTGA
- a CDS encoding UDP-N-acetylmuramate dehydrogenase: protein MTRFAENTTARVGGPAGEWVIAHAEQEALTVLQQHPLPAQEDRAAARDTLLVLGGGSNLLVSDAGFEGTVLQLAFTGISAEASEGTAVVTVAAGADWDETVDWTVRRGYSGLEALSGIPGSAGATPVQNVGAYGADVSQTLLDVRAWDRAVGELVTLEAEQLEFGYRDSLLKRTTVSGSPRYVVLSVRFALDHRGDETLSAPVRYGELARSLGMEANAVEDERRAPLQDVRDKVLALRAGKGMVLDDADPDTYSTGSFFTNPIVPASAAAGLPEGAPRFPAGQSESGEDLVKLSAAWLIDQAGCGKGFGADLTEGRASLSTKHTLAVTNRGTASAEDLLTVARAARDAVRQRFGVELHPEPVLLGCSL, encoded by the coding sequence ATGACACGTTTCGCCGAGAACACCACAGCACGGGTCGGTGGGCCCGCGGGGGAGTGGGTCATCGCCCACGCCGAACAGGAGGCGCTGACCGTCCTGCAGCAGCATCCGCTGCCCGCGCAGGAGGACCGTGCCGCCGCACGGGACACTCTGCTGGTGCTCGGCGGGGGGTCCAACCTCCTGGTCTCCGACGCCGGCTTCGAGGGCACTGTTCTGCAGCTGGCCTTCACCGGCATCTCGGCGGAGGCCTCGGAGGGCACAGCCGTGGTGACGGTGGCCGCCGGGGCCGACTGGGATGAGACGGTGGACTGGACGGTCCGGCGCGGATACTCCGGGCTGGAGGCGCTCTCGGGGATCCCTGGGTCCGCCGGAGCCACGCCGGTGCAGAACGTGGGCGCCTATGGGGCTGATGTCTCTCAGACACTGCTGGACGTCCGCGCATGGGACCGTGCTGTCGGTGAGCTGGTCACCCTGGAGGCTGAGCAGCTGGAGTTCGGCTATCGGGATTCGCTGCTCAAACGCACCACCGTCAGCGGCTCGCCGCGCTATGTGGTCCTCTCGGTCCGCTTCGCCCTGGACCATCGAGGTGACGAGACGCTCTCGGCGCCGGTCCGCTACGGTGAGCTGGCCCGCTCCTTGGGGATGGAGGCCAACGCGGTGGAGGATGAGCGCCGCGCCCCGCTGCAGGATGTCCGGGACAAGGTCCTGGCGCTGCGCGCGGGCAAAGGCATGGTCCTCGACGACGCCGACCCGGACACCTACTCCACCGGCTCCTTCTTCACCAACCCGATCGTGCCGGCCTCGGCGGCCGCCGGGCTGCCGGAGGGAGCGCCGCGCTTCCCGGCCGGGCAGAGTGAGTCCGGAGAGGACCTGGTGAAGCTCTCGGCCGCGTGGCTGATCGACCAGGCCGGCTGCGGCAAGGGATTCGGCGCTGATCTCACCGAGGGCAGGGCCTCGCTGTCCACCAAGCACACCCTGGCGGTCACCAACCGTGGGACGGCCTCGGCGGAGGACCTGCTGACAGTGGCCCGCGCCGCGCGGGACGCGGTGAGGCAGCGATTCGGCGTCGAGCTGCACCCGGAGCCGGTGCTGCTCGGCTGCTCTCTCTAG
- a CDS encoding aldo/keto reductase — protein sequence MPVADVRLGTGEHALNVTSIGYGAMSIAGAYGRIAEDAALDLLHHVEERGVNFIDTANIYGDGVSEQVVGTFLRDRRHEFVLATKVGIEKGGGVGQRRARGDAAYIREQVDLSLQRLGTDYVDLYYLHRVDPEVPVEESAGALGELVEAGKVRAIGLSEATGEEIRRAHAEHPVTAVQSEWSIFARDVETYVLPTCAELGIGFVPYSPVGRGLITDHFTPDALGEGDGRHNFPWFQGENLAVNQNLAEQVRAEAAAVGVPAAGLALAWLFAKAAELGAVIAPIPGTRYAQHWDELQAGLGQDGAGVGLPAGTMARLDALAEQVRGERSFSPDWVSGGREGLIPRP from the coding sequence ATGCCTGTCGCGGATGTCCGCCTCGGCACCGGCGAGCACGCTCTGAATGTGACCTCCATCGGCTATGGCGCGATGTCCATCGCCGGCGCCTACGGCCGCATCGCGGAGGACGCCGCCCTCGACCTGCTCCACCACGTGGAGGAGCGCGGTGTGAACTTCATCGACACGGCGAACATCTACGGCGACGGCGTCAGTGAGCAGGTGGTCGGCACCTTTCTGCGCGATCGCCGCCACGAATTCGTCCTGGCCACCAAAGTCGGTATCGAGAAGGGCGGCGGCGTCGGACAGCGACGGGCCCGCGGGGACGCCGCCTATATCCGCGAACAGGTCGATCTGAGCCTGCAGCGGCTGGGGACCGACTATGTGGACCTCTACTATCTGCACCGCGTGGACCCCGAAGTGCCCGTCGAGGAGAGTGCGGGAGCTCTCGGCGAACTGGTGGAGGCGGGCAAAGTCCGCGCCATCGGGCTCTCCGAGGCCACGGGCGAGGAGATCCGCCGCGCCCACGCAGAGCATCCAGTGACCGCCGTACAGTCCGAGTGGAGCATCTTCGCTCGGGACGTGGAGACCTATGTGCTGCCGACCTGCGCGGAGCTGGGGATCGGTTTTGTGCCGTATTCGCCGGTGGGGCGTGGGCTGATCACCGATCACTTCACCCCGGACGCTTTGGGCGAGGGCGACGGGCGGCATAACTTCCCGTGGTTCCAGGGGGAGAACCTGGCCGTCAATCAGAACCTGGCCGAGCAGGTGCGTGCCGAGGCGGCCGCCGTGGGGGTCCCCGCGGCGGGGCTGGCTCTGGCCTGGCTCTTCGCCAAGGCCGCCGAACTGGGTGCGGTGATCGCGCCGATCCCAGGAACCCGCTATGCCCAGCACTGGGACGAGCTGCAGGCCGGGCTGGGTCAGGACGGGGCCGGCGTCGGGCTTCCTGCCGGGACCATGGCTCGGCTGGACGCCCTGGCGGAGCAGGTCCGCGGCGAACGCAGCTTCTCCCCGGACTGGGTCTCCGGCGGCCGCGAGGGGCTCATCCCACGCCCCTGA
- a CDS encoding carboxymuconolactone decarboxylase family protein → MTEKDISAYGRVYKKHTPDIMKTWGEFNSAVFSEEREVPVKYLELIAIGVAMTTQCEYCIESHTARAVEAGATDAELAEASWVAAALRAGGAFTHGRLAFKNAEEHRHTH, encoded by the coding sequence ATGACGGAGAAGGACATCAGCGCCTACGGACGTGTCTATAAGAAGCACACGCCCGACATCATGAAGACCTGGGGAGAGTTCAACAGCGCCGTCTTCTCCGAGGAGCGTGAGGTCCCGGTGAAGTACCTGGAGCTCATCGCCATCGGCGTGGCCATGACGACCCAGTGCGAGTACTGCATCGAGTCCCACACTGCCCGGGCCGTGGAGGCCGGGGCCACCGACGCCGAACTCGCCGAGGCCTCCTGGGTGGCGGCGGCCCTGCGTGCCGGCGGCGCGTTCACCCACGGCCGCTTGGCCTTCAAAAACGCCGAGGAGCACCGACACACCCACTGA
- a CDS encoding putative transporter small subunit, with translation METALLTLYVLVWPVIVLAVMALLVKGFVADWREARREGRTLL, from the coding sequence ATGGAGACCGCTCTGCTGACGCTCTATGTGCTGGTGTGGCCGGTCATCGTGCTGGCCGTGATGGCGCTGCTCGTCAAGGGTTTCGTCGCCGACTGGCGCGAAGCCCGGCGTGAGGGGCGCACGCTGCTCTGA